The Daucus carota subsp. sativus chromosome 7, DH1 v3.0, whole genome shotgun sequence genome window below encodes:
- the LOC108195574 gene encoding protein SABRE isoform X2: MGRLKPWMQLLTSKKKKMVLREETPIPERPESTKLKDIMWTCTLSAPEMTIVLYNLAGLAVYHGCSQSSHVFANNISNTGTSVHMELGELNFLMADEYQESLRESLFGVETNTSSLMHIAKISLDWGKKDVDPIKEASIKSKLVLSVDVTGTGVNLTLKRVESLISIAFGFKALLKSLSNSGKNLVQSRGHSRKSSGKGTRIMKFNLDRCSVVFRSDFSVESMVVADPKRVNYGSQGGRVVMCESADGTPRTAKIMSTSSDGYKSVNYSVSLDIFHFSLCMNEECVTKEKPSVQIDLDLERARSLYQEHMEDNSLDTKVTLLDMLNAKLVRKSGNFKEMRSVNFKEIAVCSFFSATEIAARWDPDVHIAIFELMLRLKQLMHNQKIQEHDSGLMQESVLARDVENKKLTSTDVEIEKQKKKKESIIAIHVVMLSLSAEAGDGVDAMVQVQSIFSENARIGVLFEGLVFKFNDARILKSSRMQVSRVPKASSSAYNTKSEVAATWDWVVQAFDVHVCMPFRVQLRAIDDSVEEMLRALKLITAAKSKILGPRKNESVKPKKASSSKFGCVRFSIRKLIAEIEEEPLQGWLDEHYQLMKNEARELAVRLNFLDEVISRRSQSPGAAETSNPTCDGKTQFKGEKIDLQDASAIQKLREEIHKQSFHSYYQACQRLETSEASGACKVGFQAGFKPSTSRTSLFSISATNLELTLTKFEGGESGMIEHLQKLDPVCLKYNIPFSRLYGSNILLHTESLVVQIRNYTYPLLAATSGRCEGRVILAQQATCFQPQITQDVFIGRWRKVSMLRSASGTTPPMKTYLDLPLHFQKGDISFGVGFEPSFADISYAFTVALRRANLSVRNPNASNVQPPKKEKSLPWWDEMRNYIHGNTSLYFSETRWNILATTDPYEKMEKLQIVSGLMELHQSDGRVYVSAKDFKILLSSLESLLNNCGLKPPSGTPVAFIEAPDFSLEVTMDWECESGDPLNHFLFALPDEGAAREYIYDPFRSTSLSLRWNLSLRPSSQSCENQSRSPTLGESTVFLGAANGSVNKSETVSVDSPTINVGPHDLAWILKFWNLNYIPPHKLRYFSRWPRFGIPRFARSGNLSLDKVMTEFMFRIDSTPTCLRHMPLDDDDPAKGLTIKMSKLKYELCYSRGKQNYTFECKRDLLDLVYQGLDLHTPKVYINKEDCPSVAKLVKLTRKSSQSSHIEKDSSERHRDNGFLLESDYFTIRKQSRKADPARLLAWQEAGRRNLETTYVRSEFENGSDSDEHTRSDPSDDDGYNVVIADNCQRIFVYGLKLLWTIENRDAVWSWVGGISKAFQPPKPSPSRQYALRKLAEKEKNPEMHVPDESKSPSDSQDVCSTSPKPVEEPTGSHSSPLDSATVEKQTLDTVVKELVLTREGIFDSEEEGTRHFMVNVIEPQFNLHSEDANGRFLLAAVSGRVLARSFHSVLQVGFEMIEQALQSSDVHKFVSQPEMTWNRMEFSVMLEHVQAHVAPTDVDPGAGLQWLPRIRRSSPKVKRTGALLERVFMPCDMYLRYTRHKGGTSDLKVKPLKELAFNSHNIIATMTSRQFQVMLDVLTNLLFARLPKPRKSSLSFPSEDVEDVEEEADEVVPDGVEEVELARVNLEQKERMQKLLLDDIRKLSVRNNVTVDLNLEKDGDLWMITGGRDALVQRLKKELGSARKSRKAASASLRVALQKAAHQRLMEKEKNKSPSYAMRISMQLNKVVWGMLVDGKSFAEAEINDMIYDFDRDYKDVGVARFTTKSFVVRNCLPNVKSPMLLSAWNPPPEWGKKVMLGVDAKQGTPKDGNSPIELFQVDIYPLKIHLTETMYKMMWGYFFPEEEQDSQRRQEVWKVSTTAGSKRVKKALSLHEASGSSTHPLKDCEVSKSGACVVTSNPDNSQPFIPAQASKLLSLKENNDEGSNRGLRRTSSFDRTWEETIAESVANELVLQAHSSSISSSKSEHPGCVDQEESSKIKLKNSKPLKSGRSSHEEKKVGKSQDEKRSRPRKMREFHNIKISQVELLVTYEGSRFAVSELRLLMDTFHREEFTGTWRRLFSRVKKHIIWGVLKSVTGMQGKKFKDKAHSQREVIASSIAENDLNLSDSDGEAGTSEQLPVAWPKRPTDGAGDGFVTSIKGLFNSQRRKAKAFVLRTMRGEAESEAQGEWSESDAEFSPFARQLTITKAKRLIRHHTKKLRSRGQKGMSSQQRESLPSSPRERSPVESDSSSASSPYEDFHD; the protein is encoded by the exons ATGGGTAGATTAAAGCCATGGATGCAACTTTTGACCtccaaaaagaagaaaatggtTCTTCGTGAGGAAACTCCTATTCCTGAAAGGCCAGAGTCAACCAAGTTAAAAGACATCATGTGGACATGCACCTTGTCGGCCCCAGAAATGACTATTGTGCTCTATAATCTTGCTGGTTTGGCAGTATATCAT GGTTGCTCCCAATCATCGCATGTCTTtgcaaataatatatcaaatactGGCACATCTGTTCACATGGAACTTGGCGAATTAAATTTTCTGATGGCAGATGAATATCAGGAAAGCTTGAGAGAAAGCCTATTTGGCGTAGAAACAAACACAAGTTCACTAATGCATATTGCAAAGATTAGCCTTGACTGGGGCAAGAAAGATGTGGATCCAATCAAAGAAGCGAGCATCAAGTCTAAGTTGGTGTTATCTGTTGATGTAACTGGTACTGGGGTGAACTTGACGCTTAAGCGTGTCGAATCATTGATATCAATCGCGTTTGGTTTTAAGGCTTTACTGAAAAGCCTATCCAATTCTGGTAAGAACCTAGTACAAAGCCGGGGACATTCTAGGAAATCATCAGGGAAAGGGACCCGTATCATGAAGTTCAATCTTGATAGGTGTTCCGTCGTATTTCGCTCTGATTTTAGCGTGGAAAGCATGGTTGTTGCAGACCCAAAACGTGTCAATTATGGGTCGCAAGGGGGAAGAGTGGTCATGTGTGAATCAGCTGATGGGACACCACGTACTGCGAAGATAATGTCAACTAGCTCAGATGGGTACAAAAGTGTGAATTACTCTGTCTCTCTCGATATTTTTCATTTCAGTCTTTGCATGAACGAGGAATGCGTAACTAAGGAAAAGCCATCTGTACAAATTGATCTAGATCTAGAAAGAGCAAGATCCCTGTATCAAGAACATATGGAAGACAACAGTTTGGACACAAAAGTGACTTTATTAGATATGCTAAATGCGAAGCTTGTACGGAAATCTGGTAATTTTAAAGAGATGAGATCTGTTAATTTTAAAGAGATTGCTGTCTGCTCTTTTTTCAGTGCTACTGAAATTGCAGCCAGGTGGGACCCTGATGTGCATATAGCTATTTTCGAACTGATGTTACGCTTAAAACAACTGATGCACAATCAAAAAATTCAGGAACATGATTCAGGATTAATGCAAGAAAGCGTTCTAGCACGGGATGTCGAGAATAAGAAACTTACCTCTACAGATGTAGAAATTGAgaagcagaaaaagaaaaaagaatctATTATTGCTATCCATGTGGTAATGCTTAGTTTATCTGCAGAGGCTGGAGATGGTGTTGATGCAATGGTTCAGGTGCAGTCCATTTTTTCAGAGAATGCTCGCATAGGCGTACTTTTTGAAGGACTAGTATTCAAATTTAATGATGCCAGAATCTTGAAAAGTAGCAGGATGCAGGTTTCTCGGGTCCCTAAAGCCTCTAGTAGTGCGTATAATACAAAATCTGAGGTGGCCGCTACATGGGATTGGGTAGTTCAAGCCTTTGATGTGCATGTTTGCATGCCCTTTAGAGTGCAGTTGCGTGCTATTGATGATTCTGTCGAAGAAATGCTGCGAGCTTTGAAACTCATAACTGCTGCAAAAAGTAAAATATTAGGTCCAAGAAAAAATGAAAGTGTAAAGCCTAAGAAGGCTAGTTCGTCAAAGTTCGGATGTGTAAGGTTTTCCATAAGGAAGCTAATTGCTGAAATAGAGGAGGAGCCACTACAGGGTTGGCTTGACGAACACTATCAGCTAATGAAGAATGAGGCTCGTGAATTAGCTGTGAGATTAAACTTTCTTGATGAAGTGATTTCCAGGAGAAGCCAATCTCCAGGTGCAGCTGAAACAAGTAATCCTACTTGTGATGGTAAGACGCAGTTTAAAGGAGAAAAGATAGATTTGCAAGATGCTTCAGCCATTCAAAAACTGCGAGAGGAGATTCACAAGCAATCATTCCACTCCTATTACCAAGCTTGTCAACGTCTTGAAACATCAGAAGCATCAGGTGCCTGTAAAGTAGGATTTCAAGCTGGTTTCAAGCCCAGCACTTCACGAACATCCCTGTTTTCCATTTCTGCGACAAATCTTGAATTAACCTTGACAAAATTTGAAGGTGGCGAGAGTGGGATGATAGAGCATTTACAGAAGCTTGATCCTGTCtgtctaaaatataatataccatTCTCTCGACTGTATGGGAGTAATATTCTTTTGCATACTGAGTCTCTCGTTGTTCAGATAAGAAACTATACATATCCACTTCTTGCTGCAACTTCTGGTAGATGTGAAGGTCGAGTTATACTAGCTCAGCAG GCCACATGTTTCCAGCCCCAAATTACCCAAGATGTCTTCATTGGGAGATGGAGGAAAGTCAGCATGCTTCGTTCTGCTAGTGGCACAACTCCACCGATGAAAACATATCTTGATCTGCCCTTGCATTTTCAGAAAGGAGATATTTCTTTTGGTGTTGGTTTTGAACCTTCTTTTGCGGATATTAGTTACGCCTTCACAGTTGCTCTTCGAAGGGCGAATTTGAGTGTAAGAAATCCCAATGCATCAAATGTTCAACCACCGAAAAAGGAGAAAAGCTTACCATGGTGGGATGAAATGAGAAATTACATCCATGGAAACACTAGTTTGTACTTTTCCGAAACAAGATGGAATATTCTTGCTACAACTGATCCTTATGAAAAAATGGAAAAACTGCAAATTGTATCCGGTCTAATGGAACTCCACCAGTCTGATGGTCGAGTTTATGTCTCTGCAAAGGATTTTAAGATTTTGTTAAGCAGTTTGGAGAGTTTGCTAAATAATTGCGGTTTAAAGCCTCCTAGTGGTACTCCTGTCGCTTTTATAGAAGCCCCAGATTTCAGCCTTGAAGTTACGATGGACTGGGAATGTGAATCTGGTGATCCTCTTAATCATTTTCTCTTTGCACTTCCCGATGAAGGTGCTGCTCGGGAATATATTTATGACCCATTTAGATCTACTTCTCTTTCCTTAAGGTGGAATTTATCACTTCGGCCGTCGTCCCAATCATGCGAAAATCAGTCCAGATCTCCAACGTTAGGAGAAAGCACCGTTTTTCTTGGAGCTGCCAATGGTTCAGTAAATAAATCGGAAACTGTTTCAGTTGATTCACCAACCATAAATGTCGGTCCACATGATTTGGCATGGATACTAAAGTTCTGGAACTTGAATTACATCCCTCCTCATAAATTGCGTTATTTTTCTCGTTGGCCACGATTTGGAATTCCAAGATTTGCAAGATCAGGCAATTTGTCACTAGACAAGGTAATGACAGAGTTTATGTTTCGCATTGATTCAACTCCAACCTGTCTTAGGCACATGCCTTTAGATGATGATGACCCAGCAAAAGGATTGACAATTAAGATGTCAAAACTAAAATATGAACTTTGCTACAGCCGGGGTAAGCAAAACTATACGTTTGAATGCAAGCGTGATCTTCTCGATCTTGTTTATCAAGGCCTTGATCTTCACACACCAAAGgtttatataaataaagaagACTGTCCAAGCGTTGCAAAACTAGTGAAACTTACAAGAAAAAGCTCGCAATCTTCTCACATTGAGAAAGACAGTTCAGAAAGACATCGTGACAATGGGTTTTTGCTGGAATCTGATTACTTTACAATAAGGAAGCAATCTCGGAAAGCTGACCCTGCGAGGTTATTAGCTTGGCAAGAAGCTGGAAGAAGAAATCTCGAGACGACATATGTCAGATCTGAATTCGAAAATGGTAGTGATAGTGATGAGCATACTCGGTCTGACCCAAGTGATGATGATGGGTATAATGTGGTGATAGCTGACAATTGTCAGCGCATTTTTGTGTATGGCCTTAAGCTTCTGTGGACGATTGAGAACAGAGATGCTGTTTGGTCCTGGGTTGGTGGAATATCTAAAGCATTTCAACCTCCAAAGCCTTCTCCCTCTAGACAGTATGCCCTGAGGAAGTTAGCTGAGAAGGAAAAAAACCCTGAAATGCATGTACCTGATGAATCAAAATCACCCTCTGATAGTCAAGATGTATGTTCCACTTCTCCGAAACCTGTTGAGGAGCCTACTGGATCACATTCTTCTCCATTAGATTCAGCTACAGTAGAAAAACAGACGTTGGATACTGTTG TTAAGGAGCTTGTGTTGACGCGCGAAGGCATATTTGACTCAGAGGAGGAGGGGACTCGTCACTTCATGGTAAATGTTATAGAGCCACAATTCAATCTTCATTCGGAAGATGCCAAT GGTAGGTTTCTTCTTGCGGCTGTTAGTGGTCGTGTTCTTGCTCGTTCATTTCATTCAGTCCTTCAAGTTGGATTTGAGATGATTGAGCAGGCACTACAAAGCAGCGATGTGCATAAATTTGTATCTCAGCCTGAAATGACTTGGAATCGGATGGAGTTCTCCGTGATGCTGGAGCATGTTCAGGCTCATGTTGCCCCTACTGATGTTGATCCAGGGGCTGGCCTACAGTGGCTTCCAAGAATCCGAAGGAGTTCACCCAAAGTAAAGCGTACTGGGGCTTTGCTTGAAAGGGTGTTTATGCCTTGTGATATGTATCTGCGGTATACAAGACATAAAGGCGGAACTTCAGACTTGAAG GTGAAGCCCTTGAAAGAGCTTGCTTTTAATTCTCATAATATAATAGCAACGATGACGTCGCGTCAGTTTCAGGTTATGCTTGATGTTTTGACCAATCTTCTATTCGCTCGGCTTCCCAA gcCTCGGAAAAGCAGTCTTTCTTTTCCATcagaagatgttgaagatgTCGAAGAGGAAGCCGATGAGGTGGTACCTGATGGTGTTGAAGAAGTTGAACTAGCAAGAGTGAACCTTGAGCAGAAAGAGAGAATGCAAAAGCTGCTCCTTGATGACATCAGAAAATTATCAGTTCGTAATAATGTTACGGTAGACCTGAATTTAGAGAAGGATGGTGATTTATGGATGATTACTGGTGGAAGAGATGCACTG GTGCAAAGACTTAAGAAAGAGCTTGGAAGTGCTCGTAAATCTAGAAAAGCTGCATCTGCGTCTTTAAGGGTGGCTCTGCAAAAGGCTGCTCATCAACGACTTATGGAGAAAGAAAAGAACAAAAGTCCATCATATGCTATGCGCATATCTATGCAGCTTAATAAAGTGGTATGGGGAATGCTTGTGGATGGCAAATCTTTTGCTGAAGCTGAGATCAATGATATG ATCTATGATTTTGACAGGGACTACAAAGATGTGGGTGTTGCTAGGTTCACAACCAAATCATTTGTTGTGAGAAACTGTCTACCAAATGTGAAGTCTCCTATGCTACTGTCAGCATGGAATCCTCCGCCCGAATGGGGAAA AAAAGTGATGCTTGGAGTCGACGCAAAACAGGGAACACCGAAGGATGGAAATTCACCTATTGAACTGTTCCAG GTTGATATTTACCCTTTAAAGATACATCTGACAGAGACCATGTACAAAATGATGTGGGGATATTTCTTTCCAGAAGAGGAACAAGACTCACAGCGGCGGCAG GAAGTTTGGAAGGTTTCAACTACTGCTGGTTCGAAACGAGTAAAGAAAGCTTTATCATTGCATGAAGCTTCTGGGTCCAGCACTCACCCATTGAAAGATTGTGAAGTTTCAAAATCAGGAGCTTGTGTTGTCACTTCGAATCCTGACAACAGTCAGCCTTTCATACCTGCCCAA GCATCAAAGTTGCTGagcttaaaagaaaataatgatgAGGGGTCAAACAGAGGATTAAGACGAACATCTTCATTCGACAGAACTTGGGAAGAAACTATTGCAGAATCAGTAGCTAATGAGCTTGTACTACAGGCTCATTCTTCAAGTATATCTTCATCAAAGAGTGAGCATCCTGGTTGTGTTGATCAAGAGGAATCTTCAAAGATTAAATTAAAGAATTCCAAGCCTCTCAAATCTGGTCGTTCTTCACATGAAGAGAAAAAGGTGGGGAAGTCCCAGGATGAAAAAAGATCCAGGCCACGGAAAATGAGGGAGTTCCACAATATAAAAATTAGTCAG GTTGAACTTCTGGTAACTTATGAAGGCTCTAGATTTGCTGTGAGTGAGTTAAGGTTGTTAATGGACACATTTCATCGAGAGGAGTTCACAGGTACATGGAGGAGACTTTTCTCGAGAGTAAAGAAACACATCATCTGGGGAGTCCTAAAGTCAGTTACTGGAATGCAG